The following proteins are encoded in a genomic region of Desulfosoma sp.:
- the flgG gene encoding flagellar basal-body rod protein FlgG, whose protein sequence is MMRSLWTAATGMDAQQLNMDVVAHNLANANTTAFKKSRANFEDLIYQNLIPPGAETGAAGRIPTGIQIGMGVKTASVQKIFTQGNFTETGNQLDLAIEGKGFFKILRGADEVYTRAGTFKLDAEGYLVDVEGNRLQPEVSIPREAVTVNIDPRGTLSAFDQNGTLLASANLTLYDFPNPAGLLSLGKNYFAPSEASGEAVEGQPGTEGYGTLLQGFLESANINVVEEMVNMIAGQRAYEANSKVIRTADEMLRIANSVAS, encoded by the coding sequence ATGATGCGAAGTCTTTGGACGGCCGCAACAGGCATGGATGCCCAGCAACTGAATATGGACGTGGTGGCCCATAATTTGGCCAATGCCAATACCACGGCCTTTAAGAAAAGCCGGGCGAATTTTGAGGACCTGATCTACCAGAATTTGATTCCACCCGGCGCCGAAACGGGAGCTGCCGGCAGAATACCCACAGGCATTCAGATCGGCATGGGTGTCAAGACGGCCTCAGTGCAAAAGATCTTCACACAAGGGAATTTTACGGAAACAGGAAACCAGCTGGACTTGGCCATTGAAGGCAAAGGTTTTTTCAAGATCCTTCGAGGTGCCGATGAAGTGTACACGCGTGCCGGAACCTTCAAGCTGGATGCGGAAGGTTACCTGGTGGATGTCGAAGGGAACCGTCTGCAGCCGGAGGTGAGTATTCCTCGTGAGGCCGTGACAGTGAACATTGATCCACGAGGAACCCTTAGCGCCTTTGATCAAAACGGAACCCTGCTCGCCTCCGCCAACCTCACCCTCTACGACTTTCCCAACCCGGCCGGGTTGCTAAGTCTTGGAAAGAACTATTTCGCTCCTTCCGAGGCGTCGGGAGAAGCCGTGGAGGGGCAACCGGGAACTGAAGGCTATGGCACCTTACTTCAGGGATTTCTGGAAAGTGCCAATATCAATGTGGTGGAAGAAATGGTCAACATGATCGCCGGCCAAAGGGCTTACGAGGCCAATTCAAAAGTCATTCGCACGGCGGACGAAATGCTTCGCATCGCCAACAGTGTGGCTTCGTAA
- a CDS encoding flagellar basal body L-ring protein FlgH: MEKGCATLKRLLRRLSLYGFLGLITAGLYGCATHEAIVSTPAQHPQPPLPPPPPLQEQWAPSPTELAQPKPVPTGSLWNARQESLFQDIKAHRVGDIVTIMVSEQSKASKEAATSTSRTRELKGEGNFMGLSTPSQTILQPVNKTGYGLNFDSTFTGKGSTKKADSMTAYMTATVTEILPNGNLVIRGSRWTKVNDELQQIVLEGVVRPMDITRDNTVLSQNIAEAKIFFVGKGPVSRHQKPGWLGQLLDTVLPF, from the coding sequence ATGGAAAAAGGATGCGCAACACTTAAAAGACTTTTGAGAAGGTTGAGCCTCTACGGCTTCCTGGGGCTCATAACCGCCGGGCTGTACGGATGCGCCACGCACGAGGCCATTGTGAGCACTCCGGCACAACACCCACAGCCTCCTTTGCCGCCCCCTCCTCCACTTCAGGAACAGTGGGCTCCTTCCCCCACGGAACTGGCCCAGCCAAAGCCGGTTCCAACGGGGTCTCTCTGGAACGCGCGTCAGGAATCCCTGTTTCAGGACATCAAGGCCCATCGTGTGGGGGACATTGTGACCATTATGGTCAGTGAGCAGTCCAAAGCGTCCAAAGAAGCCGCTACGTCCACGAGCCGCACCCGGGAGCTGAAAGGAGAAGGAAATTTCATGGGTTTAAGCACACCTTCCCAGACGATCCTTCAACCGGTCAACAAGACAGGATATGGCCTCAACTTTGACAGCACCTTTACAGGAAAAGGCAGCACCAAAAAAGCGGATTCCATGACGGCCTATATGACGGCTACCGTGACGGAGATTCTTCCCAACGGCAACCTGGTGATTCGCGGATCTCGATGGACCAAAGTCAACGATGAACTGCAACAGATTGTTCTCGAAGGCGTCGTGAGGCCCATGGACATCACACGAGACAACACCGTGCTGTCGCAAAACATTGCGGAGGCCAAAATCTTTTTCGTGGGTAAGGGTCCGGTGAGTCGCCATCAGAAGCCAGGCTGGTTGGGCCAGCTTTTGGACACCGTCTTGCCTTTTTGA
- a CDS encoding flagellar basal body P-ring protein FlgI — protein MKRLFWSAAILGCFLVLVAPNVQGARIKDVARFMGVRPNALFGYGLVVGLNGTGDNNKTQFTTSTLANFLDRMGIHVDPDSVKVKNVAAVMVTAKLPPFARVGTKLDVQVSSIGDAKSLEGGTLLMTTLQGPDGQVYAVAQGPVSTGGFSASGASGSSVQKNHPTVGYISQGAVVEREFPVRIDDLGQLDLVLNNPDFSTADQTARAINLALGGPYARAVDGATIQVGVPPSYRSDIVGLISQVEALEIRPDTPAKVVINERTGTIVLGENVRISPVAVAHGNLTVQISEQPAVSQPLPFSQGRTVVTPQSTVQVQEGKGSINVLGGGSTIGQVVQGLNAIGATPRDIMTILQAIKASGALHAELEII, from the coding sequence ATGAAACGACTCTTCTGGAGCGCGGCCATTCTGGGGTGCTTTCTCGTCTTGGTGGCCCCTAACGTTCAAGGAGCGCGGATCAAGGATGTCGCTCGATTCATGGGCGTTCGTCCTAATGCGCTCTTCGGCTACGGGCTGGTTGTTGGCTTGAACGGCACGGGAGATAACAACAAAACCCAGTTCACCACCAGCACTCTGGCCAATTTTCTTGACCGCATGGGCATTCACGTGGATCCGGACAGTGTCAAAGTGAAAAACGTGGCTGCCGTCATGGTGACGGCTAAGTTACCGCCGTTTGCGCGGGTTGGGACCAAGCTCGACGTGCAGGTTTCATCTATCGGTGACGCCAAAAGCCTGGAAGGGGGCACCCTGTTGATGACCACTTTGCAAGGCCCGGACGGTCAAGTCTACGCCGTCGCTCAGGGCCCCGTATCCACAGGAGGCTTTTCCGCCTCCGGAGCCAGCGGGAGTTCCGTCCAGAAGAACCATCCCACCGTGGGGTATATCTCTCAAGGCGCCGTGGTGGAGCGAGAATTCCCTGTACGGATTGATGACTTGGGGCAGCTGGATCTGGTCCTGAACAATCCGGATTTCAGCACAGCGGATCAAACGGCACGCGCCATCAATTTGGCTCTAGGAGGTCCTTACGCTCGCGCCGTGGACGGGGCCACCATTCAGGTCGGGGTTCCCCCTTCCTATCGATCGGACATCGTAGGCTTGATTTCCCAGGTGGAAGCCTTGGAAATCCGTCCAGACACTCCAGCCAAGGTGGTCATCAATGAACGGACGGGCACCATTGTTCTGGGGGAAAACGTGCGCATTTCACCCGTAGCCGTCGCTCATGGGAACCTGACCGTGCAAATCAGTGAACAGCCGGCCGTCTCCCAGCCTTTGCCTTTTAGTCAGGGTCGCACAGTGGTTACGCCCCAATCCACGGTTCAGGTTCAAGAAGGCAAAGGATCCATCAATGTCCTTGGGGGAGGCAGCACCATCGGTCAAGTGGTTCAAGGTCTGAACGCCATCGGGGCCACGCCCCGTGACATTATGACCATTCTTCAAGCTATCAAGGCTTCAGGAGCCCTCCATGCCGAACTCGAAATCATCTAA
- the flgA gene encoding flagellar basal body P-ring formation chaperone FlgA, with protein MKVFVTVLVVLSLVSAGSMAAALQEESRSGSFVNTPPSMIEVRSIVETSQETLTLYDLLENPETLPPQWVQAFQTISLGQSPSLGSEKSVRTDHLGPYLRNLLASLGVNPDTVLFSIPERITLRRKAAALNTKEIEDLYRAYIQNHAPWNPSEMEIRDIVISGLAMIPDGRVTHEIEAPQNSSFVGVVPLTIHFFVDSQKVRSLRVAGKVIVRRTVLHANQNLRRDTILGPEHLEFREMILTDAEKTYATRLEDVVGKRLIRPVSPRQPLEMSFLDKPLCITSGKPVTILYHQGSLRVSAKGISKDNGAEGDWIRVVNVTSQKTVKARVMDETTVTVTP; from the coding sequence ATGAAAGTCTTCGTGACGGTCCTTGTGGTTTTGAGCCTGGTGAGCGCAGGTTCCATGGCGGCGGCTTTGCAAGAGGAAAGTCGATCGGGATCTTTTGTGAATACGCCGCCTTCCATGATCGAGGTCCGTTCCATCGTGGAGACATCGCAGGAGACACTCACACTCTATGATCTTTTGGAAAACCCGGAAACCTTGCCGCCTCAATGGGTCCAAGCATTCCAAACCATTTCTCTGGGACAAAGCCCATCCTTAGGGTCGGAAAAGTCGGTACGCACAGACCACCTGGGCCCCTATCTCAGAAACTTGCTCGCGTCTCTGGGAGTCAACCCCGACACGGTACTCTTCTCCATTCCGGAACGGATTACTTTGCGTCGAAAGGCAGCGGCCTTGAACACCAAAGAGATTGAAGACCTTTATCGCGCCTACATTCAGAACCACGCTCCTTGGAACCCGTCGGAAATGGAAATTCGCGATATTGTCATCTCCGGGCTCGCCATGATCCCTGACGGCCGCGTAACGCATGAAATCGAGGCTCCACAGAATTCTTCCTTTGTCGGCGTAGTCCCCTTGACCATTCACTTCTTCGTGGACAGTCAAAAGGTGCGTAGCCTTCGCGTAGCCGGAAAGGTCATCGTTCGTCGCACGGTGCTTCATGCGAACCAAAATCTTCGCCGGGACACAATACTAGGGCCGGAACACTTGGAATTCCGGGAAATGATTCTAACAGACGCCGAAAAAACTTACGCCACGCGACTGGAAGATGTGGTGGGAAAAAGGCTCATTCGTCCGGTGAGCCCTCGGCAGCCCTTGGAAATGTCCTTCCTGGACAAGCCTCTGTGCATCACCTCCGGAAAACCCGTCACCATCCTCTACCACCAGGGCTCCCTCAGGGTCTCCGCCAAAGGTATTTCCAAAGACAACGGGGCGGAAGGGGACTGGATTCGAGTGGTGAACGTCACTTCCCAAAAAACGGTCAAGGCTCGCGTGATGGATGAAACCACCGTGACGGTGACTCCTTGA
- the flhA gene encoding flagellar biosynthesis protein FlhA, producing the protein MPNSTSPAVSRMRWNLKSFSDADAALGVGVVAVLTVMLLPVPGRVLDVLLAINISFGILILLTTIYTARPLDFGIFPTLLLITTLFRLALNVASTRLILLKGDQGTDAAGHIIQAFGQFVVGGNYVIGLVIFVILVIVNFVVITKGTERISEVAARFTLDAMPGKQMSIDADLNAGLIDEKKARERRLEIMREADFYGSMDGASKFVRGDAIAGILITLINILGGFAIGVLQRGMDLGEALRNYTLLTVGDGLVSQIPALIISTAAGVLVSRAELDQGMGEALKSQLTLSPKPLGITGGLLCALALVPGFPFVPLVLVGGGLLGLSYQKGQQRKVKAMQEKQVEAAKKKEEKTASALPPPLDLLELEVGYGLIPLVDGEHPSDLLGRIRSIRQQLALEYGIVVPSLHVRDNLQLKPSEYRLLLKGNPIARAELMLGHHLALPTSDRHPAVDGIPTKDPAFGLPALWVPDRNKEAATRAGYTLIDLSTVVATHLTELFKKHADEFLTRQTVQKLLDMVAQSHPKLIEELTPNPLPLGVIQKVLQNLVREKVSIRDLQSICETLADYGPVTKDPEILTEYVRQALARTITRPYEKDGRLHVLTLHPHLEEKLAQSIQKTEHGSFLSMDPELLNRIIQSTTTEVQRAANAGHHPVILTTPMLRRHIKKLLERFLPEVVVISHGELSNLSEIQSVGMIRGSHAS; encoded by the coding sequence ATGCCCAACTCCACATCGCCCGCAGTGTCCCGCATGCGCTGGAATTTGAAAAGCTTCAGTGATGCCGATGCCGCTCTAGGGGTTGGCGTTGTGGCCGTGCTGACGGTCATGCTTTTGCCTGTTCCCGGCCGTGTCTTGGATGTTCTTTTGGCCATCAATATCTCCTTCGGTATCCTTATTCTGCTGACCACCATCTACACGGCCCGTCCTCTGGATTTCGGCATCTTTCCCACGCTGTTGCTCATCACCACTTTGTTTCGGCTCGCCCTTAACGTGGCCAGCACCCGTCTCATTCTTCTGAAAGGAGACCAAGGAACCGACGCCGCCGGCCATATCATTCAAGCTTTCGGGCAGTTCGTGGTGGGAGGCAACTACGTCATCGGATTGGTGATTTTCGTCATTTTGGTGATCGTCAATTTCGTCGTCATCACGAAGGGTACGGAACGCATCTCCGAAGTGGCCGCCCGATTCACCCTGGACGCCATGCCCGGCAAACAAATGAGTATCGACGCCGATCTCAATGCAGGCCTCATCGATGAAAAGAAGGCTCGAGAACGCCGCCTGGAAATCATGCGGGAAGCGGACTTTTACGGAAGCATGGACGGCGCCAGCAAGTTCGTTCGAGGGGATGCCATCGCCGGCATTTTGATCACCTTGATCAACATCCTTGGAGGCTTCGCCATCGGGGTGTTGCAGCGAGGCATGGATCTGGGGGAAGCCCTCAGGAATTATACACTCCTGACCGTCGGTGACGGGCTGGTCTCTCAAATTCCTGCATTGATCATTTCCACGGCAGCCGGTGTGTTGGTCAGTCGAGCCGAATTGGACCAAGGCATGGGGGAAGCCCTTAAAAGTCAGCTGACCCTGAGTCCCAAACCCTTAGGCATCACAGGCGGGTTGCTCTGCGCTTTGGCCCTCGTGCCCGGCTTTCCCTTTGTGCCCTTGGTCCTTGTGGGCGGTGGACTTCTGGGGTTGTCTTACCAAAAAGGACAGCAACGCAAGGTTAAAGCCATGCAAGAAAAGCAGGTGGAAGCTGCCAAGAAAAAGGAGGAAAAGACCGCTTCGGCTCTACCTCCTCCCTTGGATCTTTTGGAACTGGAGGTGGGTTACGGCTTGATTCCTTTGGTTGACGGAGAACATCCTTCGGATCTTCTGGGCCGTATTCGCTCCATTCGCCAGCAGCTGGCCTTGGAATACGGTATCGTGGTGCCGTCTCTGCACGTTCGAGACAACCTGCAACTGAAACCGTCCGAATACCGACTCCTGCTCAAAGGAAACCCCATCGCTCGAGCGGAACTCATGCTGGGCCATCATCTGGCCTTGCCCACCTCTGATCGTCATCCCGCCGTGGACGGCATTCCCACCAAGGACCCAGCCTTTGGCCTCCCGGCTCTTTGGGTGCCAGATCGAAACAAAGAAGCCGCCACACGGGCAGGGTACACCTTGATCGATCTTTCGACGGTGGTCGCCACCCATTTGACGGAACTTTTCAAAAAACATGCTGATGAATTTCTTACACGTCAAACAGTCCAAAAGCTTTTGGATATGGTCGCTCAATCCCACCCCAAGCTGATCGAAGAATTGACACCCAACCCGCTGCCCCTCGGTGTCATTCAAAAAGTGCTTCAAAACCTGGTTCGAGAAAAAGTCTCCATTCGTGACCTGCAGAGCATCTGCGAAACCCTGGCCGACTATGGGCCGGTGACCAAGGATCCCGAGATTCTCACCGAATACGTCCGTCAGGCTCTCGCCCGAACGATCACTCGACCCTATGAAAAGGACGGAAGACTCCACGTCCTCACCCTGCATCCACACCTGGAAGAAAAGCTGGCGCAAAGTATTCAGAAAACGGAGCATGGATCCTTCCTGTCCATGGATCCCGAGCTTCTCAACAGGATCATTCAATCCACCACCACGGAAGTCCAACGGGCCGCCAACGCAGGCCATCACCCCGTGATTCTCACAACCCCAATGCTACGACGACACATTAAGAAACTTTTGGAACGGTTCTTGCCTGAAGTGGTGGTGATCAGTCACGGCGAATTGAGCAATTTGTCGGAAATACAGTCCGTGGGCATGATTCGAGGCTCCCATGCAAGTTAA
- the flhF gene encoding flagellar biosynthesis protein FlhF, protein MQVKTFTAPTMQQALELVRKELGPEAILLGNRKFKDTEGKPCIEITAAVDRTLPKDLNTEQVKKETPTPPQDIILHEQLEDIRGLLSLLISAKDTFLRLQGHEPVSQLFQHLLLRGLNEKNAFTLLQHILSTFTDTKPSKSQLLDALSCQLADRVSLVDPFSGPGPRGERPMMYVFLGPTGVGKTTTLAKVAAYLKVKRKLSIGLISLDTYRIGALDQLKTYADILDVPLKVAQTRLELVSARESLKETSLVLVDTTGRNYLNGQSIQDLEEIFRDLDGVYPFLVLSATAKDEDLRHVIQRFWPLAPQSLIFTKIDETLTPGTILNPLLRFPHPVSYLGVGQRVPEDLVKATHKRILSFFFPRGQWR, encoded by the coding sequence ATGCAAGTTAAAACCTTTACCGCCCCTACCATGCAACAGGCCTTGGAACTGGTTCGAAAAGAATTGGGACCGGAAGCCATTCTTCTGGGGAACCGAAAGTTTAAGGATACCGAAGGTAAACCGTGTATCGAGATCACCGCAGCCGTGGACCGAACCCTTCCAAAGGACCTCAACACTGAACAGGTGAAAAAAGAAACCCCTACGCCCCCTCAAGACATCATCCTTCATGAACAACTGGAAGACATTCGAGGCCTTTTGTCCTTACTCATCTCCGCCAAAGACACCTTCCTGCGCCTTCAAGGCCATGAACCTGTCTCCCAGCTCTTTCAACACCTTCTGCTTCGAGGACTGAACGAAAAAAACGCCTTCACGCTGCTTCAACACATTCTTTCCACTTTTACCGACACGAAGCCGTCCAAGAGTCAACTTTTGGACGCTCTGTCATGTCAACTCGCCGACAGAGTGAGCCTGGTGGATCCATTTTCGGGGCCTGGGCCGAGGGGGGAACGTCCCATGATGTATGTTTTTCTTGGGCCCACAGGGGTTGGAAAGACCACCACCTTGGCCAAGGTAGCCGCTTATTTGAAGGTAAAGCGCAAGCTTTCCATCGGTCTGATTTCTTTGGATACCTATCGCATAGGGGCTTTGGATCAACTGAAAACCTATGCAGACATTTTGGACGTGCCTTTGAAGGTGGCCCAAACACGCCTTGAGCTGGTTTCGGCGCGTGAGTCGCTCAAGGAAACATCGCTGGTGCTGGTGGACACAACGGGTCGCAACTACTTGAATGGGCAAAGCATTCAGGACCTCGAGGAGATTTTTCGGGATCTGGACGGTGTCTATCCTTTCTTGGTCTTGAGTGCCACGGCCAAGGACGAAGACCTGCGGCACGTCATTCAGCGATTTTGGCCTTTGGCTCCACAGAGCCTCATTTTTACGAAGATTGACGAAACATTGACTCCGGGGACCATTTTGAACCCTTTGCTGCGATTTCCCCACCCTGTGTCGTATTTGGGTGTAGGCCAGAGGGTTCCTGAGGATTTGGTGAAAGCGACCCATAAACGCATCTTGAGTTTCTTTTTTCCGCGCGGGCAGTGGCGATGA
- a CDS encoding FliA/WhiG family RNA polymerase sigma factor, whose protein sequence is MNPLASPISYASCDKDDFAPLGCASRDEAILKFYPLVRYTAYRLAARLPNTIGMEDLCAAGVIGLMDAIEKYDPSQSVSFENYAKIRIRGAMLDEIRSMDWIPRSLRQKSSEMEKVCASLEKKLGRFPEDEEIAAELGLDLESYFELLDDLKGISFLPEDLNEYIQENREPAHLATDPDEVFHQIHKSELQRLVAECIETLSEKEKLVLSLYYFEELTMREVGAVMGYTESRISQIHTKAVLKLRLRLAKLLSADDLPDGMSVLKKQEIEASTQRTTDKV, encoded by the coding sequence ATGAACCCTCTTGCCTCCCCGATCAGCTATGCGAGCTGTGACAAGGACGATTTCGCTCCTCTGGGGTGCGCCAGTCGAGATGAGGCCATTCTTAAATTTTATCCCCTAGTGCGCTACACGGCTTACCGCTTGGCCGCTCGGCTACCCAACACCATCGGAATGGAAGACCTGTGCGCCGCGGGGGTCATAGGCCTGATGGACGCCATCGAAAAGTACGACCCGAGTCAGTCGGTTTCCTTTGAAAACTACGCCAAGATTCGTATTCGGGGCGCCATGCTGGACGAAATACGTTCCATGGACTGGATACCCCGGTCATTACGTCAAAAATCATCGGAAATGGAAAAGGTATGCGCCTCCCTAGAAAAGAAACTTGGACGTTTTCCAGAAGATGAGGAAATCGCTGCGGAGCTGGGTCTGGATTTGGAAAGTTACTTTGAACTGCTGGACGATCTCAAGGGCATCTCTTTTCTACCGGAAGATCTCAACGAGTACATTCAGGAAAACCGGGAACCGGCCCACTTGGCCACAGACCCCGATGAGGTTTTTCACCAGATTCACAAAAGTGAACTGCAACGCCTCGTGGCCGAGTGCATTGAGACTCTCAGCGAAAAGGAAAAGCTGGTCCTTTCCCTCTATTATTTTGAAGAACTGACCATGCGAGAGGTGGGCGCCGTGATGGGTTATACGGAATCACGTATTTCCCAAATCCATACCAAAGCCGTACTCAAGCTGCGTCTTCGGCTCGCCAAGCTATTGAGTGCCGACGATCTTCCCGACGGAATGTCTGTGTTGAAAAAACAAGAAATCGAAGCCTCGACGCAGCGCACCACAGACAAAGTGTAG
- the flhB gene encoding flagellar biosynthesis protein FlhB, whose product MAGAQERTEKPTSKRLAEARRKGNVPKSQELTALTVLGVGFFSSILQMKAFPLYFRELLDGLWGQGLFTPEAWTTDTSLMIRIFVIFLRMAGPVIFAVLMTGIIVQLWQLKGLLLAPKALEPKLSKVNPLTGLKRFFQMRMLMETAKSLFKILVVSVVLYTVMESERLSFGALVHMDLFSMSRETGRIMFRFLWKAGVFFLILAVLDFAYQRWQYTKDLMMTKQEVKEEHKQAEGNPQIKSRIRSIQRALARQRMMSKVPKATVVITNPTHYAVALFYQEGLEAPKVVAKGMNLIAQNIVRIAREHKVPVVQNPPLARALYHQVKLDQVIPETLYRAVAKVLAYVYQQRRQRS is encoded by the coding sequence ATGGCCGGAGCTCAAGAACGGACCGAAAAACCTACCAGTAAGCGTTTGGCGGAAGCCCGTCGCAAGGGGAACGTTCCCAAAAGTCAGGAACTGACGGCCTTGACGGTGCTTGGTGTGGGATTTTTCAGCTCGATCCTTCAAATGAAAGCTTTTCCACTGTATTTTCGAGAGCTTTTGGACGGGCTGTGGGGCCAAGGGCTTTTCACTCCGGAGGCTTGGACCACCGATACATCCCTGATGATCCGCATCTTCGTTATTTTTCTTCGCATGGCTGGTCCCGTGATTTTCGCGGTTTTAATGACTGGGATCATTGTTCAGCTATGGCAGCTTAAGGGTTTGCTTTTAGCGCCCAAAGCTTTGGAACCCAAGCTGTCCAAGGTGAATCCTCTCACTGGGCTGAAACGATTCTTTCAGATGCGCATGCTCATGGAGACCGCCAAATCGTTGTTCAAGATTCTGGTGGTCAGTGTTGTGCTTTACACGGTCATGGAAAGCGAACGGCTCTCCTTTGGAGCCCTTGTGCACATGGATCTTTTCAGCATGAGTCGAGAAACGGGTCGCATCATGTTTCGGTTCCTGTGGAAAGCCGGCGTGTTTTTCTTGATCCTGGCGGTCTTGGATTTCGCCTACCAGCGTTGGCAGTACACCAAGGACCTCATGATGACCAAGCAGGAAGTCAAAGAAGAACACAAACAGGCGGAAGGCAATCCTCAGATTAAGTCGCGCATCCGTTCCATTCAAAGAGCCCTGGCACGTCAACGCATGATGTCCAAGGTCCCTAAAGCTACTGTGGTGATCACCAACCCGACCCATTACGCCGTCGCCCTTTTCTACCAAGAAGGACTAGAAGCTCCAAAGGTGGTCGCCAAAGGCATGAACTTGATCGCTCAAAACATCGTACGGATCGCTCGCGAACACAAAGTCCCGGTGGTCCAGAACCCGCCTCTGGCACGCGCCTTGTATCACCAAGTGAAGCTGGATCAGGTCATTCCCGAAACCTTGTACCGGGCCGTGGCCAAGGTTCTGGCGTATGTCTATCAACAACGTCGTCAAAGATCATAG
- a CDS encoding flagellar hook basal-body protein: protein MRLSPYTSVLGAIQQEKRMDIIANNLANAATPGFRKVGARFEDFMDLQTYVQTTQGPVHRTGNPMDVAINGEGYFRVQTDRGERYTRAGNLTVDAQGRLVTADGWPVLGQGGIITLQGTDFRIDASGQVYDGETPVDTLDVVAFGPEVVLVHDERNLLKPSDPNVFPMPAQNFTLEQGALEGANFSTVQEMTSMIETLRIFEACQKIMKISHQEDREIINQLAKS from the coding sequence ATGCGACTTAGTCCCTACACGTCGGTTCTCGGTGCCATACAACAGGAAAAACGCATGGACATCATCGCCAATAATTTGGCGAACGCTGCCACGCCAGGATTTCGCAAAGTGGGCGCGCGTTTCGAGGATTTCATGGATCTTCAAACCTATGTCCAAACGACGCAAGGTCCCGTCCATCGCACCGGAAACCCCATGGACGTAGCTATCAACGGGGAGGGGTACTTTCGTGTCCAAACCGATCGAGGGGAACGCTACACACGTGCCGGAAATTTGACAGTGGATGCCCAGGGTCGTTTGGTCACCGCCGACGGCTGGCCTGTCCTAGGGCAAGGCGGCATCATTACGCTGCAGGGCACCGATTTTCGTATCGATGCCTCAGGTCAAGTCTATGACGGAGAAACCCCGGTAGACACGCTGGATGTGGTGGCCTTTGGGCCCGAGGTGGTCTTAGTCCACGATGAACGCAACTTACTCAAGCCTTCGGACCCAAACGTGTTTCCCATGCCCGCGCAAAACTTCACCTTGGAACAAGGGGCCTTGGAGGGGGCAAATTTTTCCACGGTGCAGGAAATGACTTCCATGATCGAAACACTACGCATTTTTGAAGCCTGTCAAAAGATCATGAAAATTTCCCACCAAGAAGACAGAGAAATCATCAATCAACTGGCGAAGTCTTAA
- a CDS encoding MinD/ParA family protein, with amino-acid sequence MDQALGLRKKTSSRDPWNGGRPLKAAFEEAMVRSFSVSSGKGGVGKSNVVVNLALALDRLGRRVMILDADLGLANVDVLLGLTPAHNISHVLNGSRRLEEVLVSGPGNIRIMPASSGVQQLTQLSQEQKILLVDLMDDLEAEVDVLLIDTGAGISDTVLYFNVAAQEKIVVVTPEPTSLTDAYAFIKVMFTRHGERSFRILANAVADEKEGHAVFRKLSRVADHFLDGISLDYLGWIPRDPSVPEAVRRQKALLEVFPGAPASRAFMDIARRLNREAPTMPKGTIQFFWKRLLQV; translated from the coding sequence ATGGATCAGGCGCTCGGACTTCGCAAGAAAACCTCATCTCGTGACCCCTGGAACGGCGGTCGCCCTTTGAAAGCTGCGTTTGAGGAGGCCATGGTGCGAAGCTTTTCGGTCAGTAGTGGCAAAGGGGGGGTGGGCAAGAGCAACGTGGTGGTGAATTTGGCCTTAGCACTCGATCGGTTGGGCCGGCGGGTGATGATTTTGGATGCCGATCTTGGTTTGGCCAACGTGGACGTGCTTTTGGGACTGACCCCTGCACACAACATCAGCCATGTGCTGAACGGCAGCCGCCGACTTGAAGAAGTGCTTGTCTCGGGCCCCGGAAACATTCGCATCATGCCGGCCAGCTCAGGTGTGCAGCAACTGACTCAGCTTTCCCAGGAACAAAAAATCCTTCTTGTGGATTTGATGGATGATTTGGAAGCGGAGGTGGATGTCCTGCTCATTGATACCGGTGCGGGTATTTCCGATACGGTGCTTTATTTCAACGTGGCGGCTCAAGAAAAAATCGTCGTGGTCACTCCGGAACCCACATCGCTCACCGACGCCTATGCTTTCATCAAGGTCATGTTCACACGCCACGGCGAACGTTCCTTTCGCATTCTTGCCAACGCCGTCGCGGACGAAAAGGAAGGACATGCCGTTTTTCGCAAGCTTAGCCGGGTAGCGGATCACTTTCTTGACGGTATCTCACTGGATTACCTGGGCTGGATTCCTCGGGATCCCAGTGTCCCGGAAGCCGTTCGTCGACAGAAAGCCCTTTTGGAAGTTTTTCCAGGGGCCCCGGCATCGCGCGCTTTCATGGATATCGCTCGACGTCTCAACCGTGAGGCCCCGACTATGCCCAAAGGAACGATCCAATTTTTCTGGAAGCGACTTTTGCAGGTGTAA